A genome region from bacterium includes the following:
- a CDS encoding electron transfer flavoprotein subunit alpha/FixB family protein — MGNVWIFIEQDAGKIAEVSLELLSKGTELAQRLGVKTEAVLLGKHVSALAKTLHEHGADNVFLAEDPRLEPYSALPYTKVVCELIRAHNPNILMFGATNMGRSLAPRVASTVLGGLTADCTALEIDDFEDRANSRVMKDRLMQIRPAFGGNIIATIANSWGDPQMVTVREGVMQLKEPKPGRTGKVTPVKVELTDAETVVNIIERVKSESKVNLKSARIIVAGGYGAGSKENFGLIHKLAEAIGGEVGASRAAVDAGWIDHEHQVGQTGVTVRPKLYIACGISGSIQHRAGMSSSAKIIAINTDASAPIFSIAHYGIVGDLKEVIPMLINAIKGKDQ; from the coding sequence ATCGGAAACGTCTGGATATTCATCGAGCAGGACGCGGGCAAGATAGCCGAGGTCAGCCTCGAACTGCTCTCGAAGGGAACCGAGCTGGCGCAGCGTCTCGGCGTAAAGACCGAAGCCGTCCTCCTCGGGAAACATGTCTCGGCGCTCGCCAAAACCCTGCACGAGCACGGCGCGGACAACGTCTTTCTGGCCGAGGACCCCAGGCTTGAGCCCTACTCCGCCCTTCCCTACACGAAGGTGGTCTGTGAGCTCATCCGCGCGCACAACCCCAACATCCTCATGTTCGGCGCAACCAACATGGGAAGGTCTCTGGCTCCCCGCGTAGCCTCCACGGTGCTGGGCGGCCTCACCGCCGACTGCACCGCCCTCGAAATAGACGATTTCGAGGACAGGGCCAATTCGCGGGTGATGAAGGACCGTCTCATGCAGATCCGCCCGGCTTTCGGCGGCAACATCATCGCCACCATCGCCAATTCCTGGGGCGATCCGCAGATGGTCACCGTGCGCGAAGGCGTGATGCAACTAAAAGAGCCCAAACCCGGCAGGACAGGCAAGGTCACTCCCGTAAAGGTGGAGCTTACCGACGCCGAGACGGTGGTTAACATCATCGAGAGGGTCAAGTCCGAGTCGAAGGTCAACCTCAAGAGCGCGAGGATCATCGTAGCGGGGGGTTACGGCGCGGGCAGCAAGGAGAATTTCGGCCTGATCCACAAGCTCGCCGAGGCGATCGGCGGCGAGGTGGGCGCCTCGCGCGCCGCCGTGGACGCGGGGTGGATAGACCACGAGCATCAGGTCGGCCAGACCGGCGTGACCGTCCGTCCGAAGCTCTACATCGCCTGCGGCATCAGCGGCTCGATACAGCACCGCGCCGGAATGAGCTCCAGCGCCAAGATAATAGCGATAAACACCGACGCCTCGGCCCCCATCTTCTCCATCGCCCATTACGGCATCGTCGGAGACCTCAAGGAGGTCATCCCGATGCTGATAAACGCGATCAAGGGCAAGGATCAGTAG